In Lysobacterales bacterium, the genomic stretch TTCTGCGCCGGCGAAATGATCGACTGGGAAGCACCCACCGGCGGTTACCTGCTCACCGCCTGCTTCGCCAGCGGCCACGTCGCCGGCTCCGCGGCGGCAGCCTGGTTGCAGTCGCGGCATTGAACTTGCATGGCACTGGGGTAACAATCGGGCCACGAGCCACGGGGGATCCTCGATGAGTCTGGAACGGCGTCTCGACATGCCCAGGCCGCTGCGTGCCATGGAACGCGACCTCAACGAAGACCAGATCATGTCCCTGCGCGGACTCGAGCGGTACGGCTGGGAACTCAAGTTCGTGCGTCGCCCGCCGTCCAAGACGCCGATTCCGGTCGTGTTCGATTCCGCCCGCAAGAAATTCGCGGTGCTCAAGTCCGACGGCAGCCTCGACGAAAATCCCGGCTTCGACATCCGCTGAAGCCCGCGCTCACTGCGGGTGCCGGCGCAGGTAGGCGGCGGTGTAGGAACACCGCGGATCGACGCGCAGCCCGCGCTCGCGCGCATGTTCGATTACCGCCCGCGTCAGTGCCGCGGCGATCCCCTGCCCTTCGAGCACCGGCGGCACGAACGTCGCCAGCACCTGCAGCACCGGCCCGTCGATGTGATAGCGCACGCGGCAATCGAGCCCATCCACGGTGGCTACGAAACACTCGTCCTGCGGGTCGTGCACGACCTCGATCATGGCGCGCCGCCGCCCTTGCCGGGACGCGCGACGGCGCCGGCGGCGCGCAGCAACTCCACCACTGCTGCGTGCTTCTCGCGCAGCGCAATTTCGAGCGGCTGGTCGTCGGTCTGGCCGGTACGGGTCAAATCGGCGCCGTGACGCAACATCAATGCGACGAAATCGGCATGGCCGAAATAGCAGGCCCAGTTCAGGGCGTGATCGCCGTAGCGGTCGCCGCGATTCACGTCGGCGCCCGCAGCGATCAGCTGATCCGCGATCGCCACCCGACCATCGCGCGAGGCCTCCATCAGCGGCACGGTGCGATAGCGCGATTGCGTTGCCTGGTTCGGATCGGCACCGGCAGCAAGCAACTTCGCGACGACTTCACCATGATTCCAGCGCGCGGCCATGGCCAGCGCGGTGTAGCCGTGCGCGGCGCCGGCATCGGCGGCGACCTTGTCAGCCAACACATCCGCGACCGCCGCAAGATCACCACGCGCACTGGCGAGCAACAGTCGGGCCGTGCGCTCACCGGTGGCATCGGCGCGGGCGACGCGATGTTCGAGCAGCGCCAGCAGCACGCCATGGCGTCCACGCTCCATCGCGTAGTCCATGGCGTTGTATTCCTGCGCATCCTGCAACGAAGCATCGGCACCGCGCGCGAGCAGCAGCCGCGCGACATCATCGTGCCCACGCGCAGCAGCGTAGATCAGCGCAGTCGCCGCCGACTCGTCGCGAACATCGACTGCCGTGCCGGCGTCGAGTAAGCGCCGGACCTCGCCGGCATCGCCCGCCGCCGTTGCCTCGATCAGAGGTACCGAAGGCGCTGCCTCGCTATCACCAGCGCGAAGCGGAAGCCCCGCCGTGACCATCAGCAGCGCCACAAGGACCAAAGGATGCCGCTTTCCCGTCATGTCTGCGCGCTCCGCGAATCCGCGATCGCTGAAGCTTAGGGCGCGCGTCCATCTGACACCACCAGCCCACTGGCGCTACGACTCCACTTCCGGCGCTTCGTGTTCGAGGCGTTCGAGGCGTTTGGTGCGTTCTTCGGGCGAGCGGGTGAAGGGCGCCAGCCACAAGTAGAACGCGGGCACCACGAACAGGGACAGCAGCGTCGAGACGCTGACGCCGAACACGATGACGATGCCGATGGTGGCGCGGCTGGCCGAGCCGGGGCCGCCGGCGATGATCAGTGGCAACGCGCCGGCGATGGTCGCGATCGAGGTCATCAGGATCGGGCGCAGTCGCGTTGCCGCAGACTCCAGCACGGCATCGCGCACAGACAGGCCGGCATCGCGCCGCTGGTTGGCGAACTCGACGATCAGGATGCCGTTTTTCGCCGCCAGCCCGACCAGCATGATGATGCCGATCTGGCTGAACAGGTTGAGCGAGCTGCCGCTGATGGCGAGGCCCGCAAATGCGCCGAGCATCGCCAACGGCACCGTGAGCATGATGATCAGCGGATGCAGGAAGCTCTCGAACTGCGCCGCCAGCACCAGGAACACGATCAGCAGCGCCATCGCGAAGGTGAACAACAGCGCCGAGCCGGACTGCTGGTATTCGCGCGACTCGCCCTTGTAGTCGAGCTGCGCGGCCTGCGGCAACTCCTCGCGCGCCACCTGGCCGATCCACTCCAGCGCTTCGCCCAGCGTGTAGCCCGGCGCGAGTGAGGCCGAGACCGTGATCGCGCGCAGGCGGTTGAAGCGATTGAGGCTGCCAGGCTCGGCCAGCTCGGACAGCGTGACCACACTCGCCAACGGCACCAATTGGCCGGAGCGGGCGCGCACGTACAGGTTCTGCAGGTCGGCCGGCTGCGCCCGGTCATCGCGCCTGGCCTGCAGCACCACATCGTATTCCTCGCCGTCTTCGACGTAGGTGGTGACGCGGCGCGAACCCATCATCGTCTCGAGCGTGCGCCCGATGTCGGCCAGCGATACGCCGAGCGCGGCGGCGCGTTCGCGGTCGACGGCGACGCGAATCTGCGGACGCGTTTCCTTGAAGTCGGAGTCGATCGCGAACAGGCGCGGGTTCTTCTCCATGCGCGTCAGCAGGCGGTCGCGCCAGTCCACCAGTTCGGCATAGTCGGGACCGCCGATCACCAGCTGGAACGGCTGTCCCTGGCTGCGCACCAGTCCCTGGCGGATCTGCGCGAGGCCGCGCACGCCGGCAACGGCAGCCATGTCGGCACGCACCCGGTCGACCACCGCAGCAGTCGACAGCGTGCGCTGGTCCCAGGGCTTCAACACCACGATACCCTGGCCGGTATGCATTTCCTCGCTGGCGCCGAAGCCGCCGGGCACGCGGATGTTGACGCGCTCGATCGGCTGGCCTTCGCCGGTGTAGCGCAGCAGCAACTGCTCGACCGCGAGCACCTGGGTCGCGGTGTAGTCGAAGCCCGCGCCCTCGGGCCCGACCACCGACAGGAAGAACGCACCGCGATCCTCCGGCGGCGCCAGTTCGCGCGGCACCCACTGCGCCAACCCGTAGCTGGCCGCGAGTGCGCCGAGCATCAGCAGTGCCCAGCGCGACGGGCGGCCGATGGCGCGTTCCAGCATTCGTCGGTAGCTGCCGGAAATGGCGACCAGCGCGGCATCGACGCGCACCGCGAAGCCGCTCGTGGCGGCGTGCGGACGCAGCAGCAGCGAACACATCATCGGCGTCAGCGTCAGCGCCACGAATGCCGAGATCGCCACCGCCGCGGCCAGGGCTACGGCCAGTTCGCGAAACAGGCGTCCGTTGTTGCCCTCGATGAACGACGCCGGCACGAACACCGCGATCAGCACCGTCGTCGTCGCGATCACCGCAAACGCGACCTGGCGCGTGCCGCGCAAGGCCGCCACCGCGACCGGCTCGCCCAGGTCGGCGCGACGCTGCGCGTTCTCGAGCACGACGATGGCATCGTCGACCACCAGTCCGATCGCCAGCACCAGCGCCAGCAGCGTCAGCAGGTTGATCGAGAAGCCGAACGCCCACAGCGCGATGAACGCAGCCACCAGGCACACCGGCACCGTCACCGCCGGGATCAGCGCGGCGCGCGCCGAACCGAGGAACAGCCAGATCACCAGCACGACCAGGAACACCGCTTCCGCCAGGGTTTTGTAGACCTGCCAAACCGCGGCATCGATGAAGATGGTGCTGTCGAAGGTGACGCCGATCTTCATGCCCTCGGGCAGCCCGGCATTGATGCGCGCGATCTCGTCCTTGACCCGATTGGCGACATCCAGGCTGTTCGCGGTCGAGGTCTTGATCACGCCGAGTCCGATCTGCGGCGTGCCATTGCCGCGGAACAGCGCGCGGCGGTCGCTCGACTCGATCGCTACCGTTGCCACTTCGGCCAGTCGCACGACATGGCCGTCGTCGCCGCGCGTGAGCGGAAGCGCTTCGAAGTCGCGCGCTTCGGCATAGCCGCGATCCAGCCGCAGGGTGAAGTCGCGGGTGTCCGACTCCAGCCGTCCGGCCGGAAGTTCGATGTTCTCCGAGCGCAGCGCCGCCTCGACCTCGGCGATGGTCAGACCGCGCGCGGCCAGCGCGTCGCGGTCGATCCAGATGCGCATCGCATAGCGCTGGCTGCCGCCGATGCGCAGTTGCGCGACACCTTCGAGGCTGGACAGGCGATCGACGATGTAGCGCTCGGCGTAGTCGGTCAGCGCCAGCGAATCGAGTTGCGGCGAACTCAGGTTCAGCCACAGGATGACCTCGGCGTCGCCCTCGACCTTGGCCACCTGCGGCGCATCGGCCTCCTGCGGCAAGCGGTCGGCGACGCGGCTGACGGCGTCGCGCACGTCGTTGGCGGCGCCCTCGATGTCGCGCCCGAGCGAGAATTCGAGGGTGATGGAGGAGCGCCCGTTGCGGCTTTGCGACTGGATCGTCTCGACCCCTTCGATGCCCGAGAGCGCGTCTTCCATGAGCTGGGTAACGCGCGTCTCGACGACACCGGCGGAGGCCCCCGGGTAGCTGACATCCACCGACACGATCGGCGGGTCGATGTTCGGCAGTTCGCGCAATGGCAGGCGCACGAAGGCGATCAGGCCGAGCACGACCAGCATCAGGCTAGCGACCGTGGCGAAGACCGGCCGACGCACCGAAAGATCGGAGAGCACCATCGGCGCGCCCTCAGCCCTGGGCCGCAGCGGCAGCCGCCGCCTCGACCACCTTCGCCCCGGGGCGAAGCTTCACGATGCCTTCGACCACCACGCGGTCGCCCGCGGCGAGGCCTTCCAGCACCTCGACGCGACCGCGTTCGCGTGCCCCGGTGCGCACCGCCACCTGGGAGACACTGCCATCGGCCGCGACACGCCAGGCGAAACTGTTGCGCCCGACCTGCAGCAAGGCCAGCTCCGGAAGCGCCAGCGCCGGCCGCGGTGCGCGCTGTACTTCGACCGTGAGCAGCATGCCCGGGCGCAGCCGGCGTTCCGGGTTCGGCAGTTCGGCCCGCACCAGCACCGAGCGCGTGACCGGGTCGACGCGCGAATCGATGTGCCGCAGCACGCCGGCGAACGGCTGCTGCGGCCACGCGGCACTAATCGCCTGCACCTGCTGGCCCGGCGCCAACGCCGGAATCAGCGTCTCCGGCACCGAGAAATCGAGCTTGATCACCGAGACATCATCGAGCGTGGCGATCGTCGCACCCGGGGTCACGAGCGAACCGGCGCTGATTTGACGCAGGCCCAGCACACCATCGAAGGGCGCGGTGATGACGCGGTCCGACAACTGTGCGCGCACCTGGTCCATGCGCGCTCGCGCGGCGTCGCGGGTGGCACGCTGGGTGTCGAGCTGGCTGCCGGGGATCAGGTTCCTGGCCGCGAGTTCCTCACCGCGCTTGAGCTGCTGCTCGGCTTCCTTGAACGCCGCGCGCGCCTCTTCCAGCCCAGCCAGTTGCACCTGGCCGGTCAGGTCCACCAGCACCTGCCCGGCCTCGACGAAATCGCCGGAATCGAACACGACCTTCTGCACCGTCTCGCTGACCTTGGCGGTGATCGTCACCGACTCGTTGGCCTTGGCGGTACCCAGCGCCTGCACGCGGTCCTGCCATTCGCTCGGTGCCAGCACGAGGGTGGTGACCGTGATCGGGGCTCCGGCACCACCCGGCTGCGACCCAGGCTTGCCAGCGCAGCCAGCCAGCAGGCTTGCCACGACCAGCAGCGTCGCGCCGCCAGCCAAGTTCATTGCAGATTTCATCGACACTCCGTTTCGCAGCCAGCGCAAGCGACCGCGACTCCATGGACAGGCCGCGATTATGCCGCCGCCGCGAGCCCGCGCCTGTCACGTCGTGTCAACCGGCGCACTGCTCCGCACAGCGTGCGCACGGTTGCCCTCAATTCTCGAAGCCGTCCTTGAACAGGCCTTCGATCAACGTGGTGAGCAGGGTGCTGTTGTTGGCTGGCACCGGATCGTCCATGCCGCTGAGCAACGACACCGCCGCCGCCGAGACGATGGCGACGCTGGCGAGCGGATCCACGGTGCCGGAAACGACGTAGACGACGCTACCGCCCACCGCCACGGTAACGCTGGCATCGGCGACATTGCCGCTGCCCGACGCGGTGCAGGTCGAGCCCGGGCCGGGCGTGCAGGCCCAGGTCTTGCCGAGCACGCTGGCCGGAATCGACGAGGTCACCACCGCGCCGCTGACCGGCTTGGGTCCGGCATTGCTCACCGTGATCGTCAGCGCGATCGGTTGCCCGGCCACGGCGATGCCGCCATCACTCATCGTGATCGAGGCATCGGCATCGTTGTCGATGTTGACCACGCCGATATTGGCCGGGTTGACCGCCGCGTAGTTCGTGTCGGCGGAGGCGAGCGTGGTCACGATGCTGTAAGCGACATCGCCGTCGCCGAGCAAGTCATTGACGCCGGTGAGGGTGGCGACTTGCGGCGTCTGCCAGTTGCCGGTGGTGAACAGCAGCGGAGTCGTCACCGTGCCCTCGCCCGGATCGGAACTCGCCAGGTTCAGCGTGACACTGGCTTGCGGCTGCACGCTCAGATGTGCGGTGAAGGTGTCGGTGGCACCGAGTTCGGACGTCTGCAGCCCCGAGGTGGCGCTGAACAGCACCGCCGGATTGATCGCCTGGCAGCTGTTGGTGCAACCGTCGCTGTTGATCGTGTTGCCGTCGTCGCATTGCTCGCCGATGCCGGTGTGGACCCAGCCGTCACCGCAGCCTTCCAGCGTGCACACCGCGCTGCAGCCGTCGTTGGAAACGGCATTGCCGTCGTCGCACTGTTCCGGCGGTTCGGTCAGGGTGTTGCCGCAGACCTGGGTGGCCGCGAGCATGACCAGCACGTTGATGCTCGGCGAGAACTCGGAGACGCCGTGCACGGAATGCTCGGCGATGGCCGCCATGGTCATGCCCGGGCCAGGCACGCCGAGCACCACGCCGACCGAGAAGATGCCGAAGCCATCGGCGATGTTTTCGCCGAGATGCACCTGCCCCTCGCCATAGCCGCTGGGATCGGCGCCGTCGCGGAACACCGTCACCAGGCAACCTCCGCAGGCGCGTCCGCGCACCAGATAGTTGCCGCCACCGAGGCTGGTCAGCGCCAGGATCACCGGATGATTGAGCAGTCCGTTCGGACCGCTGTCGGCATCACCGGAATCGTTCGGCGTCACTCCGTTCGGCGGGTCACCGGGTGCGACCAGATTGATGCCGAGCCCACCATTGCCGTGGATGACGCCGTAATAGTTGCCGTCGAAGCGGTTGTCGGAACCGGCCTCGATGCGGATGCCGTCGCCCATGTTGCCGATGACGCTGACCGCATAGCCCATCGTGGTGCCGGAGGCGCCGTCGATCCAGACGCCGTGGCCGTTGTTCGGCTGCGCCACGCTTCCGACTTCGGCGCTGCGGATGGAATTGCCGGTGGTGGCGCTGCCCTGCAGCTTGATGCCCGGGCCCTGATTGGCGCGGACCGCGCCGCTGATGCAGCTGGTCTCGCCCAGCAGGTTGCCGTCAGCACCGGCATCGATCAACACGCCGCCCTGCAGGTTGCCGAACGCATTGCTGCCGTCGGTGCCGCTGCGGAAAGCATTCAGCGCGTTGCCATCAGCAGCCTCGCCATGGATGTGGAAACCGAAGCCGCCGTTGTCGGTGGCGATGACCGCGCCGTTGCAACCCGGCTGCCCGAGACTGTTGCCAGCGCCACTGATGAACACGCCGTCGGCACCGAAGTTGCGCAGCCACAGGCCCCGCACCAGCACCTGGTCGGCGGTCACGCGCAGACCAGTGGCTCCGACACCGGCCAAGGTACCGTCGAGGATCACCTGCGGCTGTGTCGACACCGGTCCTTGCACGGTCAATGCGTTGACGGCCAGGTCGGGCAAGGTCGAACCGACGTTGATCACGCCGGGATTGAACACGCCGGTATCGAAGACGATGGTGTCACCGCTCGCTGCGATGGTCAGCGCACCGCGCAGGGTGCAGTCGTTGGCAGCCGCGGTGCAGACGCTGACCAGCGCGTCATCGGTACGGTCGACGACCCGCTGGACGGCGGGATTGGCGACGTTGGCGCTGAACTCGGAAACGTTATTCGCGGCGTCCTTGGCGAACGCCGTGATCGACTGACCGATCGCGAGCGGCACCACGGTGCTCCAGTTGCCGCTGCCGTCCACCGCCGCGGAAATCAGGTATTCGATCCCCTCGCCGTGGCCGGAGGGGTCGGCGGCGACGCGATACAGATAGACGTTGCAACCGAGGCAGCCGCTGCCGGAGACCGCCACGTTTCCGGCACCGATGCTGTTGATCGTGGTGATCACTGGAAAGTTCAGCAGGCCATTCGGCCCGCTGTCGGCATCGCCGGGATCGTTCGGCGTGACTCCGTTCGGCGGATCGCCTGGCGCCACCAAGTTGATGCCGAGCCCGCCATTGCCGTGGACGATCGCGTAAGAGTTGCCGTCCAGCCAGTTGCCGGAACCGGCCTCGATGCGGATTCCATCGCCGCCATTGCCAATGACGCTGACCACATACGACATCGCCGTGTCGGCCGCACCGTCCATCCAGATGCCATGGCCGGCATTCGGTTGCGTCACGCTGCCGACCTCGACGTTGCGGATGAGGTTCGCATTGGTGCCGACACCATGCAGCTTGATTCCCGGCCCCAGGTTGGCGCGGTAGACGCCGCCGGCGCAGCCGTATCCGCCGATGCCGGTGCCGTCGGCGCCGCCCTCGACCAGCAATCCGCCGAGGCCATTGCCGAGCGCGCTGCTGCCGTCGGTGCCAACCATGTGGCTGAACAGCTGATTGGCGTCAGCCGCTTCGCCGCTGATGCGAATGCCCCAGTTGCTGTTGCCGGTAACGACCAGGCCGCGCATCGGCGTGCAGCTGCTGTGCCCGAGGTGATTGCCGGACCCGGTCACGACCACGCCGTCGGTGGCAAATCCGCGGATCCACAACCCGCTCACGACATTGCCGTTGCTGGCCAGGAGCAGACCTTGGCCATTGGTATCGAAGGACGAGCCATCGAGAATGACCTGTGGCGTGGCACTGATCGGGCCCTCGATGGTCAGCGACCCCTGCGTGATCGCGGGCAGACTCGTCAGCGGGCTGATTACCCCGGGACTGAACACGCCGGCATCAAACACGATGCTGTCGCCGGCGCCGGCCACGGTCAATGCGCCGCGCAGGGTGCAGTCCGAAGCCGCTGCCGTGCAGGCGCTGACCAGTGCGTCATCAGTGCGGTCGACGGTGAACTGATCGACCGGATTGAGCACGTTGGCGCCAAACTCGGAGAGGTTGTTCGCCGGGTCCTTCGCGAATGCGGTCAGCGACTGGCCGATCGCGAGCGGCACGATCGCATTCCAGTTGCCGCCGCCGTCGGCCGTGGCCGTGGTGATGTAGTCCAGTCCCTCGCCGTGGCCCGACGGGTCGGCGGCGACGCGATAGAGGGAGACGGTGCACCCGGCGCAGGCGCTGCCGGTCAACGCGACATTGCCGCTGCCGGCGCCGACGATGGTCGTGATCACCGGGAAGTTCAACAAGCCATTCGGACCACTGTCGGCATCGCCGGGATCGTTCGGCGTCACCCCGTTCGGCGGATCTCCCGGCGCCACCAAATTGATGCCGAGCCCGCCATTGCTGTGAATGACCCCGTAATAGTTGCCATCGAACCAGT encodes the following:
- a CDS encoding N-acetyltransferase → MIEVVHDPQDECFVATVDGLDCRVRYHIDGPVLQVLATFVPPVLEGQGIAAALTRAVIEHARERGLRVDPRCSYTAAYLRRHPQ
- a CDS encoding ankyrin repeat domain-containing protein, which codes for MTGKRHPLVLVALLMVTAGLPLRAGDSEAAPSVPLIEATAAGDAGEVRRLLDAGTAVDVRDESAATALIYAAARGHDDVARLLLARGADASLQDAQEYNAMDYAMERGRHGVLLALLEHRVARADATGERTARLLLASARGDLAAVADVLADKVAADAGAAHGYTALAMAARWNHGEVVAKLLAAGADPNQATQSRYRTVPLMEASRDGRVAIADQLIAAGADVNRGDRYGDHALNWACYFGHADFVALMLRHGADLTRTGQTDDQPLEIALREKHAAVVELLRAAGAVARPGKGGGAP
- a CDS encoding efflux RND transporter permease subunit; translation: MVLSDLSVRRPVFATVASLMLVVLGLIAFVRLPLRELPNIDPPIVSVDVSYPGASAGVVETRVTQLMEDALSGIEGVETIQSQSRNGRSSITLEFSLGRDIEGAANDVRDAVSRVADRLPQEADAPQVAKVEGDAEVILWLNLSSPQLDSLALTDYAERYIVDRLSSLEGVAQLRIGGSQRYAMRIWIDRDALAARGLTIAEVEAALRSENIELPAGRLESDTRDFTLRLDRGYAEARDFEALPLTRGDDGHVVRLAEVATVAIESSDRRALFRGNGTPQIGLGVIKTSTANSLDVANRVKDEIARINAGLPEGMKIGVTFDSTIFIDAAVWQVYKTLAEAVFLVVLVIWLFLGSARAALIPAVTVPVCLVAAFIALWAFGFSINLLTLLALVLAIGLVVDDAIVVLENAQRRADLGEPVAVAALRGTRQVAFAVIATTTVLIAVFVPASFIEGNNGRLFRELAVALAAAVAISAFVALTLTPMMCSLLLRPHAATSGFAVRVDAALVAISGSYRRMLERAIGRPSRWALLMLGALAASYGLAQWVPRELAPPEDRGAFFLSVVGPEGAGFDYTATQVLAVEQLLLRYTGEGQPIERVNIRVPGGFGASEEMHTGQGIVVLKPWDQRTLSTAAVVDRVRADMAAVAGVRGLAQIRQGLVRSQGQPFQLVIGGPDYAELVDWRDRLLTRMEKNPRLFAIDSDFKETRPQIRVAVDRERAAALGVSLADIGRTLETMMGSRRVTTYVEDGEEYDVVLQARRDDRAQPADLQNLYVRARSGQLVPLASVVTLSELAEPGSLNRFNRLRAITVSASLAPGYTLGEALEWIGQVAREELPQAAQLDYKGESREYQQSGSALLFTFAMALLIVFLVLAAQFESFLHPLIIMLTVPLAMLGAFAGLAISGSSLNLFSQIGIIMLVGLAAKNGILIVEFANQRRDAGLSVRDAVLESAATRLRPILMTSIATIAGALPLIIAGGPGSASRATIGIVIVFGVSVSTLLSLFVVPAFYLWLAPFTRSPEERTKRLERLEHEAPEVES
- a CDS encoding efflux RND transporter periplasmic adaptor subunit, whose translation is MNLAGGATLLVVASLLAGCAGKPGSQPGGAGAPITVTTLVLAPSEWQDRVQALGTAKANESVTITAKVSETVQKVVFDSGDFVEAGQVLVDLTGQVQLAGLEEARAAFKEAEQQLKRGEELAARNLIPGSQLDTQRATRDAARARMDQVRAQLSDRVITAPFDGVLGLRQISAGSLVTPGATIATLDDVSVIKLDFSVPETLIPALAPGQQVQAISAAWPQQPFAGVLRHIDSRVDPVTRSVLVRAELPNPERRLRPGMLLTVEVQRAPRPALALPELALLQVGRNSFAWRVAADGSVSQVAVRTGARERGRVEVLEGLAAGDRVVVEGIVKLRPGAKVVEAAAAAAAQG